One part of the Paroedura picta isolate Pp20150507F chromosome 5, Ppicta_v3.0, whole genome shotgun sequence genome encodes these proteins:
- the SFPQ gene encoding splicing factor, proline- and glutamine-rich isoform X4 encodes MSRDRFRSRGGGGGGGGGFHRRGGGGGRGGIPGNHDFRSPPPGMGGSMGQSRGGHHHMGGGGGLGGPPKAEPPKPPSSSSTPPSSSTSSSVSTVQAGASPSVGGPTQNQAASQPPPAVVTTPSSSSAPAASSGLQSGGRGGDPQQQPQPPPTQSPSQGVSKKGPGQSPGGGVGGGGGGLKGGPGGPQQGGGPKGGGPGQHRGGGERRGGQGQHQHPSQQQQQQQQQQQGPGGEKMSDAEGFKANLSLLRRPGEKTYTQRCRLFVGNLPADITEEEFKRLFAKYGEPGEVFINKGKGFGFIKLESRALAEIAKAELDDTPMRGRQLRVRFATHAAALSIRNLSPYVSNELLEEAFSQFGPIERAIVIVDDRGRSIGKGIVEFASKPAARKAFERCTEGVFLLTTTPRPVIVEPLEQLDDEDGLPEKLAQKNPMYQKERETPPRFAQPGSFEYEYSQRWKSLDEMEKQQRDQVEKNMKDAKDKLESEMEDAYHEHQANLLRQDLMRRQEELRRMEELHNQEMQKRKEMQLRQEEERRRREEEMMLRQREMEEQMRRQREESYSRMGYMDPRERDMRMGGTSTMNMGDPYGAAAQKFPPLGGGTGLGYETSPGVGQASMSGSMMGSDMVKVVPAG; translated from the exons ATGTCGAGAGACCGTTTCCgtagccgcggcggcggcggcggcggaggagggggCTTCCATCGACGCGGGGGCGGCGGAGGCCGAGGAGGCATCCCCGGGAACCACGATTTCCGTTCCCCGCCGCCGGGAATGGGGGGCAGCATGGGCCAGTCCCGCGGCGGCCACCACCATATGGGCGGCGGAGGCGGCCTCGGCGGCCCTCCGAAGGCCGAGCCGCCCAAGCCGCCCAGCTCGAGCTCCACgccgccctcctcctccacttcctcgTCGGTCTCCACCGTCCAGGCTGGCGCGTCGCCTTCCGTGGGAGGCCCGACCCAGAACCAGGCGGCCTCCCAACCGCCGCCCGCCGTGGTCACGACGCCGAGCTCCTCCTCGGCCCCCGCCGCTTCGTCAGGGCTCCAGAgcggcgggcggggcggggaCCCGCAACAACAGCCGCAACCGCCGCCCACCCAAAGCCCCAGCCAAGGCGTCTCGAAGAAGGGGCCCGGCCAGTCCCCCGGCGGCGGCgtaggaggcggcggcggcggcctgaagGGAGGGCCCGGCGGCCCCCAACAAGGAGGAGGCCCCAAGGGCGGCGGGCCCGGGCAGCACCGGGGCGGCGGCGAGAGGCGAGGAGGCCAAGGCCAGCATCAGCACCCGtcgcagcaacaacaacagcagcaacagcagcagcaaggccCCGGCGGGGAAAAAATGTCGGATGCCGAG GGCTTTAAAGCCAATTTGTCACTTCTGAGGCGGCCTGGAGAGAAGACCTACACTCAGCGTTGTCGCCTTTTTGTTGGGAATTTGCCTGCTGATATCACTGAGGAGGAGTTTAAGAGGTTATTTGCTAAATACGGTGAACCTGGCGAAGTCTTCATCAACAAAGGAAAAGGCTTTGGCTTTATTAAATTA GAATCCCGAGCTCTGGCTGAAATTGCAAAAGCTGAACTTGATGATACGCCTATGAGAGGAAGACAGCTTCGCGTGCGTTTTGCCACACATGCTGCTGCGCTCTCTATACGTAATCTTTCTCCATATGTATCCAATGAACTTCTAGAGGAAGCATTCTCTCAGTTTGGCCCAATTGAAAGAGCAATTGTAATTGTTGATGATCGTGGCAGATCAATTGGAAAAGGAATTGTTGAATTTGCATCCAAGCCTGCAGCACGGAAGGCTTTTGAACGCTGTACTGAAGGAGTGTTTCTGTTGACAAC tactCCCAGGCCAGTAATTGTGGAGCCACTAGAACAACTGGATGATGAAGATGGGCTTCCAGAAAAACTGGCTCAGAAGAATCCAATGTATCAAAA GGAGAGGGAGACTCCACCACGCTTTGCGCAACCTGGAAGTTTTGAATATGAATATTCACAACGATGGAAGTCTTTGGATGAAATGGAGAAACAGCAGAGAGACCAGGTGGAGAAAAACATGAAAGATGCCAAGGATAAACTAGAAAGCGAAATGGAAGATGCATATCATGAGCATCAGGCAAACCTCTTGCGTCAAG ATCTGATGAGGCGACAAGAAGAATTGAGGCGGATGGAAGAACTTCacaatcaagagatgcagaaacGGAAAGAAATGCAGCTGAG GCAGGAAGAAGAGCGCCGTAGGCGAGAAGAGGAAATGATGCTCCGCCAGCGTGAGATGGAAGAGCAAATGAGAAGACAGAGGGAAGAAAGTTACAGTAGAATGGGTTATATGGACCCT agagagagagacatgagAATGGGTGGGACCAGCACAATGAACATGGGAG ATCCCTATGGTGCTGCAGCTCAGAAATTCCCACCTTTAGGAGGTGGCACTGGCCTTGGCTATGAAACCAGTCCTGGAGTTGGACAAGCATCTATGAGTGGCTCCATGATGGGAAGTGACATG
- the SFPQ gene encoding splicing factor, proline- and glutamine-rich isoform X2, translated as MSRDRFRSRGGGGGGGGGFHRRGGGGGRGGIPGNHDFRSPPPGMGGSMGQSRGGHHHMGGGGGLGGPPKAEPPKPPSSSSTPPSSSTSSSVSTVQAGASPSVGGPTQNQAASQPPPAVVTTPSSSSAPAASSGLQSGGRGGDPQQQPQPPPTQSPSQGVSKKGPGQSPGGGVGGGGGGLKGGPGGPQQGGGPKGGGPGQHRGGGERRGGQGQHQHPSQQQQQQQQQQQGPGGEKMSDAEGFKANLSLLRRPGEKTYTQRCRLFVGNLPADITEEEFKRLFAKYGEPGEVFINKGKGFGFIKLESRALAEIAKAELDDTPMRGRQLRVRFATHAAALSIRNLSPYVSNELLEEAFSQFGPIERAIVIVDDRGRSIGKGIVEFASKPAARKAFERCTEGVFLLTTTPRPVIVEPLEQLDDEDGLPEKLAQKNPMYQKERETPPRFAQPGSFEYEYSQRWKSLDEMEKQQRDQVEKNMKDAKDKLESEMEDAYHEHQANLLRQDLMRRQEELRRMEELHNQEMQKRKEMQLRQEEERRRREEEMMLRQREMEEQMRRQREESYSRMGYMDPRERDMRMGGTSTMNMGDPYGAAAQKFPPLGGGTGLGYETSPGVGQASMSGSMMGSDMRPERFGQGGAGPVGGGQGPRGMGPGTPAAYGRGREEYEGPNKKPRF; from the exons ATGTCGAGAGACCGTTTCCgtagccgcggcggcggcggcggcggaggagggggCTTCCATCGACGCGGGGGCGGCGGAGGCCGAGGAGGCATCCCCGGGAACCACGATTTCCGTTCCCCGCCGCCGGGAATGGGGGGCAGCATGGGCCAGTCCCGCGGCGGCCACCACCATATGGGCGGCGGAGGCGGCCTCGGCGGCCCTCCGAAGGCCGAGCCGCCCAAGCCGCCCAGCTCGAGCTCCACgccgccctcctcctccacttcctcgTCGGTCTCCACCGTCCAGGCTGGCGCGTCGCCTTCCGTGGGAGGCCCGACCCAGAACCAGGCGGCCTCCCAACCGCCGCCCGCCGTGGTCACGACGCCGAGCTCCTCCTCGGCCCCCGCCGCTTCGTCAGGGCTCCAGAgcggcgggcggggcggggaCCCGCAACAACAGCCGCAACCGCCGCCCACCCAAAGCCCCAGCCAAGGCGTCTCGAAGAAGGGGCCCGGCCAGTCCCCCGGCGGCGGCgtaggaggcggcggcggcggcctgaagGGAGGGCCCGGCGGCCCCCAACAAGGAGGAGGCCCCAAGGGCGGCGGGCCCGGGCAGCACCGGGGCGGCGGCGAGAGGCGAGGAGGCCAAGGCCAGCATCAGCACCCGtcgcagcaacaacaacagcagcaacagcagcagcaaggccCCGGCGGGGAAAAAATGTCGGATGCCGAG GGCTTTAAAGCCAATTTGTCACTTCTGAGGCGGCCTGGAGAGAAGACCTACACTCAGCGTTGTCGCCTTTTTGTTGGGAATTTGCCTGCTGATATCACTGAGGAGGAGTTTAAGAGGTTATTTGCTAAATACGGTGAACCTGGCGAAGTCTTCATCAACAAAGGAAAAGGCTTTGGCTTTATTAAATTA GAATCCCGAGCTCTGGCTGAAATTGCAAAAGCTGAACTTGATGATACGCCTATGAGAGGAAGACAGCTTCGCGTGCGTTTTGCCACACATGCTGCTGCGCTCTCTATACGTAATCTTTCTCCATATGTATCCAATGAACTTCTAGAGGAAGCATTCTCTCAGTTTGGCCCAATTGAAAGAGCAATTGTAATTGTTGATGATCGTGGCAGATCAATTGGAAAAGGAATTGTTGAATTTGCATCCAAGCCTGCAGCACGGAAGGCTTTTGAACGCTGTACTGAAGGAGTGTTTCTGTTGACAAC tactCCCAGGCCAGTAATTGTGGAGCCACTAGAACAACTGGATGATGAAGATGGGCTTCCAGAAAAACTGGCTCAGAAGAATCCAATGTATCAAAA GGAGAGGGAGACTCCACCACGCTTTGCGCAACCTGGAAGTTTTGAATATGAATATTCACAACGATGGAAGTCTTTGGATGAAATGGAGAAACAGCAGAGAGACCAGGTGGAGAAAAACATGAAAGATGCCAAGGATAAACTAGAAAGCGAAATGGAAGATGCATATCATGAGCATCAGGCAAACCTCTTGCGTCAAG ATCTGATGAGGCGACAAGAAGAATTGAGGCGGATGGAAGAACTTCacaatcaagagatgcagaaacGGAAAGAAATGCAGCTGAG GCAGGAAGAAGAGCGCCGTAGGCGAGAAGAGGAAATGATGCTCCGCCAGCGTGAGATGGAAGAGCAAATGAGAAGACAGAGGGAAGAAAGTTACAGTAGAATGGGTTATATGGACCCT agagagagagacatgagAATGGGTGGGACCAGCACAATGAACATGGGAG ATCCCTATGGTGCTGCAGCTCAGAAATTCCCACCTTTAGGAGGTGGCACTGGCCTTGGCTATGAAACCAGTCCTGGAGTTGGACAAGCATCTATGAGTGGCTCCATGATGGGAAGTGACATG
- the SFPQ gene encoding splicing factor, proline- and glutamine-rich isoform X3, which yields MSRDRFRSRGGGGGGGGGFHRRGGGGGRGGIPGNHDFRSPPPGMGGSMGQSRGGHHHMGGGGGLGGPPKAEPPKPPSSSSTPPSSSTSSSVSTVQAGASPSVGGPTQNQAASQPPPAVVTTPSSSSAPAASSGLQSGGRGGDPQQQPQPPPTQSPSQGVSKKGPGQSPGGGVGGGGGGLKGGPGGPQQGGGPKGGGPGQHRGGGERRGGQGQHQHPSQQQQQQQQQQQGPGGEKMSDAEGFKANLSLLRRPGEKTYTQRCRLFVGNLPADITEEEFKRLFAKYGEPGEVFINKGKGFGFIKLESRALAEIAKAELDDTPMRGRQLRVRFATHAAALSIRNLSPYVSNELLEEAFSQFGPIERAIVIVDDRGRSIGKGIVEFASKPAARKAFERCTEGVFLLTTTPRPVIVEPLEQLDDEDGLPEKLAQKNPMYQKERETPPRFAQPGSFEYEYSQRWKSLDEMEKQQRDQVEKNMKDAKDKLESEMEDAYHEHQANLLRQDLMRRQEELRRMEELHNQEMQKRKEMQLRQEEERRRREEEMMLRQREMEEQMRRQREESYSRMGYMDPVSQDWKNPSSLVTQRERDMRMGGTSTMNMGDPYGAAAQKFPPLGGGTGLGYETSPGVGQASMSGSMMGSDMVKVVPAG from the exons ATGTCGAGAGACCGTTTCCgtagccgcggcggcggcggcggcggaggagggggCTTCCATCGACGCGGGGGCGGCGGAGGCCGAGGAGGCATCCCCGGGAACCACGATTTCCGTTCCCCGCCGCCGGGAATGGGGGGCAGCATGGGCCAGTCCCGCGGCGGCCACCACCATATGGGCGGCGGAGGCGGCCTCGGCGGCCCTCCGAAGGCCGAGCCGCCCAAGCCGCCCAGCTCGAGCTCCACgccgccctcctcctccacttcctcgTCGGTCTCCACCGTCCAGGCTGGCGCGTCGCCTTCCGTGGGAGGCCCGACCCAGAACCAGGCGGCCTCCCAACCGCCGCCCGCCGTGGTCACGACGCCGAGCTCCTCCTCGGCCCCCGCCGCTTCGTCAGGGCTCCAGAgcggcgggcggggcggggaCCCGCAACAACAGCCGCAACCGCCGCCCACCCAAAGCCCCAGCCAAGGCGTCTCGAAGAAGGGGCCCGGCCAGTCCCCCGGCGGCGGCgtaggaggcggcggcggcggcctgaagGGAGGGCCCGGCGGCCCCCAACAAGGAGGAGGCCCCAAGGGCGGCGGGCCCGGGCAGCACCGGGGCGGCGGCGAGAGGCGAGGAGGCCAAGGCCAGCATCAGCACCCGtcgcagcaacaacaacagcagcaacagcagcagcaaggccCCGGCGGGGAAAAAATGTCGGATGCCGAG GGCTTTAAAGCCAATTTGTCACTTCTGAGGCGGCCTGGAGAGAAGACCTACACTCAGCGTTGTCGCCTTTTTGTTGGGAATTTGCCTGCTGATATCACTGAGGAGGAGTTTAAGAGGTTATTTGCTAAATACGGTGAACCTGGCGAAGTCTTCATCAACAAAGGAAAAGGCTTTGGCTTTATTAAATTA GAATCCCGAGCTCTGGCTGAAATTGCAAAAGCTGAACTTGATGATACGCCTATGAGAGGAAGACAGCTTCGCGTGCGTTTTGCCACACATGCTGCTGCGCTCTCTATACGTAATCTTTCTCCATATGTATCCAATGAACTTCTAGAGGAAGCATTCTCTCAGTTTGGCCCAATTGAAAGAGCAATTGTAATTGTTGATGATCGTGGCAGATCAATTGGAAAAGGAATTGTTGAATTTGCATCCAAGCCTGCAGCACGGAAGGCTTTTGAACGCTGTACTGAAGGAGTGTTTCTGTTGACAAC tactCCCAGGCCAGTAATTGTGGAGCCACTAGAACAACTGGATGATGAAGATGGGCTTCCAGAAAAACTGGCTCAGAAGAATCCAATGTATCAAAA GGAGAGGGAGACTCCACCACGCTTTGCGCAACCTGGAAGTTTTGAATATGAATATTCACAACGATGGAAGTCTTTGGATGAAATGGAGAAACAGCAGAGAGACCAGGTGGAGAAAAACATGAAAGATGCCAAGGATAAACTAGAAAGCGAAATGGAAGATGCATATCATGAGCATCAGGCAAACCTCTTGCGTCAAG ATCTGATGAGGCGACAAGAAGAATTGAGGCGGATGGAAGAACTTCacaatcaagagatgcagaaacGGAAAGAAATGCAGCTGAG GCAGGAAGAAGAGCGCCGTAGGCGAGAAGAGGAAATGATGCTCCGCCAGCGTGAGATGGAAGAGCAAATGAGAAGACAGAGGGAAGAAAGTTACAGTAGAATGGGTTATATGGACCCTGTAAGTCAGGACTGGAAGAATCCCAGTAGTCTAGTTACTCAG agagagagagacatgagAATGGGTGGGACCAGCACAATGAACATGGGAG ATCCCTATGGTGCTGCAGCTCAGAAATTCCCACCTTTAGGAGGTGGCACTGGCCTTGGCTATGAAACCAGTCCTGGAGTTGGACAAGCATCTATGAGTGGCTCCATGATGGGAAGTGACATG
- the SFPQ gene encoding splicing factor, proline- and glutamine-rich isoform X1 yields MSRDRFRSRGGGGGGGGGFHRRGGGGGRGGIPGNHDFRSPPPGMGGSMGQSRGGHHHMGGGGGLGGPPKAEPPKPPSSSSTPPSSSTSSSVSTVQAGASPSVGGPTQNQAASQPPPAVVTTPSSSSAPAASSGLQSGGRGGDPQQQPQPPPTQSPSQGVSKKGPGQSPGGGVGGGGGGLKGGPGGPQQGGGPKGGGPGQHRGGGERRGGQGQHQHPSQQQQQQQQQQQGPGGEKMSDAEGFKANLSLLRRPGEKTYTQRCRLFVGNLPADITEEEFKRLFAKYGEPGEVFINKGKGFGFIKLESRALAEIAKAELDDTPMRGRQLRVRFATHAAALSIRNLSPYVSNELLEEAFSQFGPIERAIVIVDDRGRSIGKGIVEFASKPAARKAFERCTEGVFLLTTTPRPVIVEPLEQLDDEDGLPEKLAQKNPMYQKERETPPRFAQPGSFEYEYSQRWKSLDEMEKQQRDQVEKNMKDAKDKLESEMEDAYHEHQANLLRQDLMRRQEELRRMEELHNQEMQKRKEMQLRQEEERRRREEEMMLRQREMEEQMRRQREESYSRMGYMDPVSQDWKNPSSLVTQRERDMRMGGTSTMNMGDPYGAAAQKFPPLGGGTGLGYETSPGVGQASMSGSMMGSDMRPERFGQGGAGPVGGGQGPRGMGPGTPAAYGRGREEYEGPNKKPRF; encoded by the exons ATGTCGAGAGACCGTTTCCgtagccgcggcggcggcggcggcggaggagggggCTTCCATCGACGCGGGGGCGGCGGAGGCCGAGGAGGCATCCCCGGGAACCACGATTTCCGTTCCCCGCCGCCGGGAATGGGGGGCAGCATGGGCCAGTCCCGCGGCGGCCACCACCATATGGGCGGCGGAGGCGGCCTCGGCGGCCCTCCGAAGGCCGAGCCGCCCAAGCCGCCCAGCTCGAGCTCCACgccgccctcctcctccacttcctcgTCGGTCTCCACCGTCCAGGCTGGCGCGTCGCCTTCCGTGGGAGGCCCGACCCAGAACCAGGCGGCCTCCCAACCGCCGCCCGCCGTGGTCACGACGCCGAGCTCCTCCTCGGCCCCCGCCGCTTCGTCAGGGCTCCAGAgcggcgggcggggcggggaCCCGCAACAACAGCCGCAACCGCCGCCCACCCAAAGCCCCAGCCAAGGCGTCTCGAAGAAGGGGCCCGGCCAGTCCCCCGGCGGCGGCgtaggaggcggcggcggcggcctgaagGGAGGGCCCGGCGGCCCCCAACAAGGAGGAGGCCCCAAGGGCGGCGGGCCCGGGCAGCACCGGGGCGGCGGCGAGAGGCGAGGAGGCCAAGGCCAGCATCAGCACCCGtcgcagcaacaacaacagcagcaacagcagcagcaaggccCCGGCGGGGAAAAAATGTCGGATGCCGAG GGCTTTAAAGCCAATTTGTCACTTCTGAGGCGGCCTGGAGAGAAGACCTACACTCAGCGTTGTCGCCTTTTTGTTGGGAATTTGCCTGCTGATATCACTGAGGAGGAGTTTAAGAGGTTATTTGCTAAATACGGTGAACCTGGCGAAGTCTTCATCAACAAAGGAAAAGGCTTTGGCTTTATTAAATTA GAATCCCGAGCTCTGGCTGAAATTGCAAAAGCTGAACTTGATGATACGCCTATGAGAGGAAGACAGCTTCGCGTGCGTTTTGCCACACATGCTGCTGCGCTCTCTATACGTAATCTTTCTCCATATGTATCCAATGAACTTCTAGAGGAAGCATTCTCTCAGTTTGGCCCAATTGAAAGAGCAATTGTAATTGTTGATGATCGTGGCAGATCAATTGGAAAAGGAATTGTTGAATTTGCATCCAAGCCTGCAGCACGGAAGGCTTTTGAACGCTGTACTGAAGGAGTGTTTCTGTTGACAAC tactCCCAGGCCAGTAATTGTGGAGCCACTAGAACAACTGGATGATGAAGATGGGCTTCCAGAAAAACTGGCTCAGAAGAATCCAATGTATCAAAA GGAGAGGGAGACTCCACCACGCTTTGCGCAACCTGGAAGTTTTGAATATGAATATTCACAACGATGGAAGTCTTTGGATGAAATGGAGAAACAGCAGAGAGACCAGGTGGAGAAAAACATGAAAGATGCCAAGGATAAACTAGAAAGCGAAATGGAAGATGCATATCATGAGCATCAGGCAAACCTCTTGCGTCAAG ATCTGATGAGGCGACAAGAAGAATTGAGGCGGATGGAAGAACTTCacaatcaagagatgcagaaacGGAAAGAAATGCAGCTGAG GCAGGAAGAAGAGCGCCGTAGGCGAGAAGAGGAAATGATGCTCCGCCAGCGTGAGATGGAAGAGCAAATGAGAAGACAGAGGGAAGAAAGTTACAGTAGAATGGGTTATATGGACCCTGTAAGTCAGGACTGGAAGAATCCCAGTAGTCTAGTTACTCAG agagagagagacatgagAATGGGTGGGACCAGCACAATGAACATGGGAG ATCCCTATGGTGCTGCAGCTCAGAAATTCCCACCTTTAGGAGGTGGCACTGGCCTTGGCTATGAAACCAGTCCTGGAGTTGGACAAGCATCTATGAGTGGCTCCATGATGGGAAGTGACATG